The Styela clava chromosome 2, kaStyClav1.hap1.2, whole genome shotgun sequence genome contains a region encoding:
- the LOC120335667 gene encoding ATP-binding cassette sub-family C member 4-like isoform X5, with the protein MTLKPNTMKKSNIFSYITFWWLNDLFAEGRNRTLQEADMYELDPSDRSEEICNKLEKHWESEKEKPGKTGKPSLLRAITKTYVNKFMVLGTLGLFTEILRIAIPIFIIQLIRYFENKDTSPTWHGYAYAAAITFSSIILPLVYHLYFYQMQRIGWHIRASTCALMYKKTLRLSRRSLQQTSTGQIINLGSSDVARFDFLPIFLHYLWMGPLECIAVWYILWQEVGMALLAGIGVFLLITITQISIGRQFGKLRSATAVLTDKRIRLTNEVITGIRTIKMHAWEEPFAKLVEDARRTEVMKIIQSSSMKAFNSCIYFCQEKLTTFAILLTFVAMGGTITASKVFSIVGLLNALRLSTGMFISLAIEHTFSSIVSCKRIQKYLILEEYDTEQNKDANESSCQPFVKLQNFSAMWETDKPHRKKTLQYISADIKNGELIAVIGSVGSGKSSLLSALTGELSALDGTKKIKGKISYVDQLPWIFSGTIRENILFGSEYDSKWYTQVITACSLSQDLNVLKDGDLTPVGERGLTLSGGQKARVALARAVYRKDADIFLMDDTLSSVDTAVANHIFHHCINGLLLKKIRILVTNQMSFLKDCGRIMALKEGRVVGFGSYEELLDSGFDLVTFLNKNDEANKTDQSFRLGSRTVEHTFNTESDTRQSAYYIDKLKTATSTESTTSNEYLSVGNKEEVRAQGSVKRRVYLNYFRLGANTIFMVTMIIVSLASHVLYIMNDWWLAEWSQGFENHIKKSSNSNSLPKPTELFTLEEDGSGSSVNLNRTIFSANTIDEKSTEFDTKFYRNIYIIITVSMFIIILLRANMHFYFCISSGIRMHAKMFNAILKSPSRFFDINPAGRILNRFSKDMCEIDEFLPPRFWDFLFITGFIVSVIILTAVTNYFVVFIVIPLGAYFVWLRKYYLHTSRDIKRLEGTTRSPIFSHLSSTLQGLPTVRAFRVEKQFKEKYHQNQNLHSASWFLFLTSSHWFGLRLDLITAIFISAVAFLCVVCASLLNLTPGEVGLILTFSAGMVTLLQWGVRQSAEVENLMTSVERIQQYYRLPSEAASEIEATKPPADWPFCGRIQFNKVSFSYFKNGPNVLKEVCLRIKPNEKIGVVGRTGAGKTSLVAALFRLNELENGEIYIDGIPISTLGLKDLRVAISVIPQDPILFAGTMRRNIDPFDIYTDDKLWEALAKVQLADFVKSLSLQLNTEMAETGSNFSVGQRQLICFARAILAKTKILVIDEATANVDMRTDQLIQSTIREEFKHCTVITIAHRINTVIDSDRILIYDKKYLLDNHT; encoded by the exons ATGACGCTCAAACCGAATACAATGAAGAAATCTAACATATTTTCCTATATCACTTTCTG GTGGTTGAACGATTTATTTGCTGAAGGACGCAACCGCACGCTACAAGAAGCCGATATGTATGAACTAGATCCAAGTGATCGCTCAGAAGAAATATGTAATAAGCTGGAAAA ACACTGGGAATCAGAAAAAGAAAAACCTGGGAAAACAGGAAAACCGAGTTTACTTCGCGCAATTACGAAAACTTACGTAAACAAATTCATGGTATTAGGAACACTTGGACTATTTACG GAAATTCTACGAATTGCAATCCCAATCTTCATTATACAACTCATTcgatacttcgaaaataaagaCACATCTCCAACATGGCACGGATACGCATATGCCGCGGCAATTACTTTTTCATCTATTATACTGCCTTTGGTTTACCACTTGTATTTTTATCAGATGCAGAGGATTGGTTGGCACATTAGGGCATCCACTTGTGCATTAATGTACAAAAAG ACATTGCGTTTGAGTAGACGGTCCCTCCAGCAGACGAGCACAGGTCAAATAATAAATCTTGGATCCTCTGATGTCGCGCGATTTGATTTT TTGCCAATATTTTTACATTATCTATGGATGGGACCACTAGAATGTATTGCAGTATGGTACATTCTCTGGCAAGAAGTAGGCATGGCGTTGTTAGCGGGAATAGGAGTATTTTTGTTGATAACAATAACTCAAATTTCGATTGGACGTCAGTTTGGTAAATTAAG GAGTGCAACAGCAGTTTTGACCGATAAACGAATTCGACTCACGAATGAAGTAATTACTGGAATAAGAACAATCAAGATGCATGCGTGGGAAGAACCTTTTGCAAAACTTGTAGAAGATGCAAGAAG gaCCGAGGTGATGAAGATAATTCAGTCCTCTTCAATGAAAGCGTTTAATTCCTGCATATACTTTTGTCAAGAAAAACTAACGACGTTTGCCATTTTACTAACTTTCGTAGCAATGGGAGGAACAATTACAGCCTCAAAA GTATTTTCTATTGTTGGGTTATTGAACGCTTTGAGATTATCGACCGGAATGTTCATCTCTTTGGCTATTGAGCATACTTTTTCATCCATTGTATCCTGTAAACGTATTCAG aaatactTGATTCTTGAAGAATATGATACGGAGCAGAACAAGGATGCAAACGAATCAAGTTGTCAACCATTTGTTAAATTACAGAATTTTTCTGCTATGTGGGAAACG GATAAACCTCATAGAAAAAAGACGTTACAATATATATCTGCCGATATCAAGAATGGTGAATTGATCGCGGTAATCGGTTCCGTCGGGTCTGGTAAA TCCTCTTTGCTAAGCGCACTGACTGGAGAACTATCCGCATTAGATGGTACCAAAAAGATCAAAGGAAAAATCTCGTACGTCGATCAACTGCCTTGGATATTTTCTGGAACCATCAGAGAGAATATTTTATTCGGAAGTGAATATGATTCAAAATGGTACACTCAAGTAATTACTGCATGCAGTTTATCCCAG GATTTGAACGTACTAAAAGATGGCGATTTGACACCGGTTGGGGAGCGAGGCTTGACACTGAGTGGAGGACAGAAAGCACGAGTTGCACTTGCAAGAGCTGTATATCGGAAAGATGCAGATATATTTCTGATGGATGACACATTAAGTTCCGTTGATACAGCTGTTGCTAATCATATATTTCACCATTGCATAAACGGGCTATTATTGAAAAAA ATCAGAATACTCGTTACGAATCAAATGTCATTTTTGAAGGATTGTGGCCGAATTATGGCGCTGAAAGAG GGACGGGTTGTTGGTTTTGGAAGTTATGAAGAACTTCTTGATAGTGGTTTCGATTTGGTAACATTTCTTAATAAGAATGATGAAGCCAATAAGACTGACCAGTCTTTTCGTTTAG GCAGTAGAACTGTTGAACATACATTCAATACAGAATCAGATACACGGCAATCTGCGTATTATATTGATAAGTTGAAAACTGCGACATCTACCGAATCTACAACG AGCAACGAATATTTGAGTGTTGGGAACAAGGAAGAAGTCCGCGCGCAAGGGAGTGTGAAACGTAGAGtttatctaaattattttaGACTGGGAGCAAACACAATTTTCATGGTGACAATGATTATTGTATCTTTGGCGAGTCACGTGTTATACATTATGAATGATTGGTGGTTGGCAGAATG GTCACAAGGATTTGAAAATCacataaaaaaaagttcaaattcaAACTCACTCCCCAAACCTACTGAACTGTTTACACTGGAAGAAGATGGCAGCGGGTCATCCGTAAATTTGAACAGGACAATATTTTCTGCCAATACTATCGACGAAAAATCAACAGAATTTGATACGAAATTTTATCGCAATATTTACATTA TTATCACCGTTTCCATGTTTATCATCATTTTACTGCGGGCCAACATGCATTTTTACTTTTGCATTTCCTCCGGAATTCGCATGCATGCAAAGATGTTTAATGCAATTCTGAAATCACCTTCCAGATTTTTTGACATCAATCCAGCAG GAAGAATTCTTAACAGGTTTTCCAAAGATATGTGTGAAATAGATGAGTTCTTGCCTCCAAGATTTTGGGATTTTCTCTTT ATAACTGGGTTTATTGTGAGCGTGATCATCTTGACAGCTGTCACAAACTATTTTGTCGTTTTTATCGTTATCCCACTTGGTGCATACTTTGTGTGGCTGAGAAAATATTATCTGCATACATCAAGAGATATAAAAAGGTTGGAAGGAACCA caAGAAGTCCGATCTTCAGTCACCTGTCTTCAACTTTACAAGGATTACCGACAGTGAGAGCGTTCAGGGTCGAGAAACAATTCAAGGAAAAATATCATCAAAACCAAAATTTACACAGTG cGTCGTGGTTTTTGTTTCTTACTAGCTCACATTGGTTCGGGCTGAGGTTGGACCTCATAACTGCGATTTTCATCTCTGCTGTCGCATTTCTGTGTGTTGTTTGTGCGTCGCTACTAAATCTAACACCAGGTGAAGTTGGTCTGATATTAACGTTTTCAGCTGGAATGGTGACTCTCTTACAATGGGGAGTGAGACAAAGTGCTGAAGTAGAAAATCTT ATGACTTCTGTCGAGAGAATTCAACAATATTACAGATTACCTTCTGAAGCCGCTAGTGAAATCGAAGCCACAAAGCCACCTGCTGACTGGCCATTTTGTGGACGGATACAATTCAATAAAGtgtcattttcatattttaaaaacgGCCCAAATGTGCTCAAAGAGGTCTGCTTGAGAATAAAACCAAATGAAAAA ATTGGAGTGGTTGGCCGCACAGGTGCAGGAAAAACTTCTCTCGTAGCCGCCTTGTTCAGGTTGAATGAATTAGAGAATGGAGAAATATATATTGACGGAATCCCTATCAGTACTTTGGGACTTAAAGATTTGCGAGTTGCAATATCAGTAATTCCGCAG GATCCTATATTATTTGCGGGTACTATGAGAAGAAATATTGATCCTTTTGATATTTATACCGATGACAAGTTATGGGAGGCGTTGGCAAAG gTTCAACTTGCAGATTTTGTGAAATCTCTATCGTTACAACTAAATACAGAAATGGCAGAAACAGGATCAAATTTCAGTGTTGGACAGAGACAACTGATTTGTTTTGCAAGAGCAATCTTGGCAAAAACTAAAATACTTGTAATTGATGAAGCAACTGCAAATGTAGATATGAG GACGGACCAGTTGATTCAGTCAACCATTCGGGAGGAATTCAAACACTGCACTGTGATAACCATTGCTCATCGTATCAATACAGTTATTGATTCAGATAGAATTTTA ATATACGACAAAAAATATCTCCTGGATAATCATACATAA
- the LOC120335667 gene encoding ATP-binding cassette sub-family C member 4-like isoform X2, protein MTLKPNTMKKSNIFSYITFWWLNDLFAEGRNRTLQEADMYELDPSDRSEEICNKLEKHWESEKEKPGKTGKPSLLRAITKTYVNKFMVLGTLGLFTEILRIAIPIFIIQLIRYFENKDTSPTWHGYAYAAAITFSSIILPLVYHLYFYQMQRIGWHIRASTCALMYKKTLRLSRRSLQQTSTGQIINLGSSDVARFDFLPIFLHYLWMGPLECIAVWYILWQEVGMALLAGIGVFLLITITQISIGRQFGKLRSATAVLTDKRIRLTNEVITGIRTIKMHAWEEPFAKLVEDARRTEVMKIIQSSSMKAFNSCIYFCQEKLTTFAILLTFVAMGGTITASKVFSIVGLLNALRLSTGMFISLAIEHTFSSIVSCKRIQKYLILEEYDTEQNKDANESSCQPFVKLQNFSAMWETDKPHRKKTLQYISADIKNGELIAVIGSVGSGKSSLLSALTGELSALDGTKKIKGKISYVDQLPWIFSGTIRENILFGSEYDSKWYTQVITACSLSQDLNVLKDGDLTPVGERGLTLSGGQKARVALARAVYRKDADIFLMDDTLSSVDTAVANHIFHHCINGLLLKKIRILVTNQMSFLKDCGRIMALKEGRVVGFGSYEELLDSGFDLVTFLNKNDEANKTDQSFRLGSRTVEHTFNTESDTRQSAYYIDKLKTATSTESTTSNEYLSVGNKEEVRAQGSVKRRVYLNYFRLGANTIFMVTMIIVSLASHVLYIMNDWWLAEWSQGFENHIKKSSNSNSLPKPTELFTLEEDGSGSSVNLNRTIFSANTIDEKSTEFDTKFYRNIYIIITVSMFIIILLRANMHFYFCISSGIRMHAKMFNAILKSPSRFFDINPAGRILNRFSKDMCEIDEFLPPRFWDFLFITGFIVSVIILTAVTNYFVVFIVIPLGAYFVWLRKYYLHTSRDIKSKKSDLQSPVFNFTRITDSESVQGRETIQGKISSKPKFTQCSHWFGLRLDLITAIFISAVAFLCVVCASLLNLTPGEVGLILTFSAGMVTLLQWGVRQSAEVENLMTSVERIQQYYRLPSEAASEIEATKPPADWPFCGRIQFNKVSFSYFKNGPNVLKEVCLRIKPNEKIGVVGRTGAGKTSLVAALFRLNELENGEIYIDGIPISTLGLKDLRVAISVIPQDPILFAGTMRRNIDPFDIYTDDKLWEALAKVQLADFVKSLSLQLNTEMAETGSNFSVGQRQLICFARAILAKTKILVIDEATANVDMRTDQLIQSTIREEFKHCTVITIAHRINTVIDSDRILVLGGGLVKEFDEPYKLLQNKNGYFANIIKTIGCQEAKILESEAKRIYDKKYLLDNHT, encoded by the exons ATGACGCTCAAACCGAATACAATGAAGAAATCTAACATATTTTCCTATATCACTTTCTG GTGGTTGAACGATTTATTTGCTGAAGGACGCAACCGCACGCTACAAGAAGCCGATATGTATGAACTAGATCCAAGTGATCGCTCAGAAGAAATATGTAATAAGCTGGAAAA ACACTGGGAATCAGAAAAAGAAAAACCTGGGAAAACAGGAAAACCGAGTTTACTTCGCGCAATTACGAAAACTTACGTAAACAAATTCATGGTATTAGGAACACTTGGACTATTTACG GAAATTCTACGAATTGCAATCCCAATCTTCATTATACAACTCATTcgatacttcgaaaataaagaCACATCTCCAACATGGCACGGATACGCATATGCCGCGGCAATTACTTTTTCATCTATTATACTGCCTTTGGTTTACCACTTGTATTTTTATCAGATGCAGAGGATTGGTTGGCACATTAGGGCATCCACTTGTGCATTAATGTACAAAAAG ACATTGCGTTTGAGTAGACGGTCCCTCCAGCAGACGAGCACAGGTCAAATAATAAATCTTGGATCCTCTGATGTCGCGCGATTTGATTTT TTGCCAATATTTTTACATTATCTATGGATGGGACCACTAGAATGTATTGCAGTATGGTACATTCTCTGGCAAGAAGTAGGCATGGCGTTGTTAGCGGGAATAGGAGTATTTTTGTTGATAACAATAACTCAAATTTCGATTGGACGTCAGTTTGGTAAATTAAG GAGTGCAACAGCAGTTTTGACCGATAAACGAATTCGACTCACGAATGAAGTAATTACTGGAATAAGAACAATCAAGATGCATGCGTGGGAAGAACCTTTTGCAAAACTTGTAGAAGATGCAAGAAG gaCCGAGGTGATGAAGATAATTCAGTCCTCTTCAATGAAAGCGTTTAATTCCTGCATATACTTTTGTCAAGAAAAACTAACGACGTTTGCCATTTTACTAACTTTCGTAGCAATGGGAGGAACAATTACAGCCTCAAAA GTATTTTCTATTGTTGGGTTATTGAACGCTTTGAGATTATCGACCGGAATGTTCATCTCTTTGGCTATTGAGCATACTTTTTCATCCATTGTATCCTGTAAACGTATTCAG aaatactTGATTCTTGAAGAATATGATACGGAGCAGAACAAGGATGCAAACGAATCAAGTTGTCAACCATTTGTTAAATTACAGAATTTTTCTGCTATGTGGGAAACG GATAAACCTCATAGAAAAAAGACGTTACAATATATATCTGCCGATATCAAGAATGGTGAATTGATCGCGGTAATCGGTTCCGTCGGGTCTGGTAAA TCCTCTTTGCTAAGCGCACTGACTGGAGAACTATCCGCATTAGATGGTACCAAAAAGATCAAAGGAAAAATCTCGTACGTCGATCAACTGCCTTGGATATTTTCTGGAACCATCAGAGAGAATATTTTATTCGGAAGTGAATATGATTCAAAATGGTACACTCAAGTAATTACTGCATGCAGTTTATCCCAG GATTTGAACGTACTAAAAGATGGCGATTTGACACCGGTTGGGGAGCGAGGCTTGACACTGAGTGGAGGACAGAAAGCACGAGTTGCACTTGCAAGAGCTGTATATCGGAAAGATGCAGATATATTTCTGATGGATGACACATTAAGTTCCGTTGATACAGCTGTTGCTAATCATATATTTCACCATTGCATAAACGGGCTATTATTGAAAAAA ATCAGAATACTCGTTACGAATCAAATGTCATTTTTGAAGGATTGTGGCCGAATTATGGCGCTGAAAGAG GGACGGGTTGTTGGTTTTGGAAGTTATGAAGAACTTCTTGATAGTGGTTTCGATTTGGTAACATTTCTTAATAAGAATGATGAAGCCAATAAGACTGACCAGTCTTTTCGTTTAG GCAGTAGAACTGTTGAACATACATTCAATACAGAATCAGATACACGGCAATCTGCGTATTATATTGATAAGTTGAAAACTGCGACATCTACCGAATCTACAACG AGCAACGAATATTTGAGTGTTGGGAACAAGGAAGAAGTCCGCGCGCAAGGGAGTGTGAAACGTAGAGtttatctaaattattttaGACTGGGAGCAAACACAATTTTCATGGTGACAATGATTATTGTATCTTTGGCGAGTCACGTGTTATACATTATGAATGATTGGTGGTTGGCAGAATG GTCACAAGGATTTGAAAATCacataaaaaaaagttcaaattcaAACTCACTCCCCAAACCTACTGAACTGTTTACACTGGAAGAAGATGGCAGCGGGTCATCCGTAAATTTGAACAGGACAATATTTTCTGCCAATACTATCGACGAAAAATCAACAGAATTTGATACGAAATTTTATCGCAATATTTACATTA TTATCACCGTTTCCATGTTTATCATCATTTTACTGCGGGCCAACATGCATTTTTACTTTTGCATTTCCTCCGGAATTCGCATGCATGCAAAGATGTTTAATGCAATTCTGAAATCACCTTCCAGATTTTTTGACATCAATCCAGCAG GAAGAATTCTTAACAGGTTTTCCAAAGATATGTGTGAAATAGATGAGTTCTTGCCTCCAAGATTTTGGGATTTTCTCTTT ATAACTGGGTTTATTGTGAGCGTGATCATCTTGACAGCTGTCACAAACTATTTTGTCGTTTTTATCGTTATCCCACTTGGTGCATACTTTGTGTGGCTGAGAAAATATTATCTGCATACATCAAGAGATATAAAAAG caAGAAGTCCGATCTTCAGTCACCTGTCTTCAACTTTACAAGGATTACCGACAGTGAGAGCGTTCAGGGTCGAGAAACAATTCAAGGAAAAATATCATCAAAACCAAAATTTACACAGTG CTCACATTGGTTCGGGCTGAGGTTGGACCTCATAACTGCGATTTTCATCTCTGCTGTCGCATTTCTGTGTGTTGTTTGTGCGTCGCTACTAAATCTAACACCAGGTGAAGTTGGTCTGATATTAACGTTTTCAGCTGGAATGGTGACTCTCTTACAATGGGGAGTGAGACAAAGTGCTGAAGTAGAAAATCTT ATGACTTCTGTCGAGAGAATTCAACAATATTACAGATTACCTTCTGAAGCCGCTAGTGAAATCGAAGCCACAAAGCCACCTGCTGACTGGCCATTTTGTGGACGGATACAATTCAATAAAGtgtcattttcatattttaaaaacgGCCCAAATGTGCTCAAAGAGGTCTGCTTGAGAATAAAACCAAATGAAAAA ATTGGAGTGGTTGGCCGCACAGGTGCAGGAAAAACTTCTCTCGTAGCCGCCTTGTTCAGGTTGAATGAATTAGAGAATGGAGAAATATATATTGACGGAATCCCTATCAGTACTTTGGGACTTAAAGATTTGCGAGTTGCAATATCAGTAATTCCGCAG GATCCTATATTATTTGCGGGTACTATGAGAAGAAATATTGATCCTTTTGATATTTATACCGATGACAAGTTATGGGAGGCGTTGGCAAAG gTTCAACTTGCAGATTTTGTGAAATCTCTATCGTTACAACTAAATACAGAAATGGCAGAAACAGGATCAAATTTCAGTGTTGGACAGAGACAACTGATTTGTTTTGCAAGAGCAATCTTGGCAAAAACTAAAATACTTGTAATTGATGAAGCAACTGCAAATGTAGATATGAG GACGGACCAGTTGATTCAGTCAACCATTCGGGAGGAATTCAAACACTGCACTGTGATAACCATTGCTCATCGTATCAATACAGTTATTGATTCAGATAGAATTTTA GTACTGGGCGGAGGATTAGTTAAAGAATTTGACGAACCTTATAAACTGCTTCAAAACAAGAACGGGTATTTTGCTAATATCATCAAAACAATTGGGTGCCAAGAAGCTAAAATATTGGAATCAGAGGCAAAACGG ATATACGACAAAAAATATCTCCTGGATAATCATACATAA